One Epinephelus moara isolate mb chromosome 20, YSFRI_EMoa_1.0, whole genome shotgun sequence genomic window carries:
- the tmem258 gene encoding transmembrane protein 258, with amino-acid sequence MELEAMTRYTSPVNPAVFPHLTVVLLAIGMFFTAWFFVYEVTSTKYTRDVYKELLISLVASLFMGFGVLFLLLWVGIYV; translated from the exons ATG GAACTCGAGGCTATGACCAGATACACCAGCCCGGTGAACCCGGCTGTGTTCCCCCACCTCACTGTCGTTTTGCTGGCCATCGGCATGTTCTTCACTGCCTGGTTCTTTGT CTACGAGGTGACGTCAACAAAGTACACCAGGGACGTCTACAAAGAGCTGCTGATCTCCCTCGTGGCTTCACTTTTCATGGGCTTCGGTGTGCTGTTCTTACTACTCTGGGTTGGCATCTATGTATGA